The following coding sequences are from one Acipenser ruthenus chromosome 7, fAciRut3.2 maternal haplotype, whole genome shotgun sequence window:
- the LOC117416224 gene encoding delta-1-pyrroline-5-carboxylate synthase-like isoform X1, which translates to MLYSFALSCKLKAAAGSLQSRFCPRFARAASQTKYLPVISSSFKSTAVRHWSNIPFITVPLSRTHGKSFVHRSELKHAKRIVVKLGSAVVTRGDECGLALGRLASIVEQVSVLQNQGREMMIVTSGAVAFGKQRLRHEILLSQSVRQALHSGQNQLKEMSVPVLEARACAAAGQSGLMALYEAMFTQYSICAAQILVTNLDFHDDQKRRNLNSTLHELLRMNIVPIINTNDAVVPPPEPNSDLQGVNVISIKDNDSLAARLAVEMKADLLIALSDVEGLYDLPPESDDAKLIDIFYPGDQQSITFGTKSRVGIGGMEAKVKSALWALQGGTSVVIANGTDPKVTGHVITDIVEGKKVGTFFSEVKPAGPTVEQQAEMARSRGRTLSSLLPQQRAEIICQLADLLTDQREDILAANKKDLEVAISGGRLSQPLLKRLSLSPSKLNSLSIGLRQIAVSSQDSVGRVMRRTRIANNLELEQITVPIGVLLVIFESRPDCLPQVSALAIASGNALLLKGGKEASNTNQILHRLTQEALSIHGVKDAVQLVSTREEVEDLCHLNQLIDLIIPRGSSHLVRDIQRAAKGIPVLGHSEGVCHVYIDQEASIEKVIKIIRDSKCEYPAACNAMETLLVHRDLLRSPLFDQIIDMLRVERVKIHAGPKFASYLTFSPSEVKSLRTEYGDLECCIEVVDSMQDAIDHIHKYGSSHTDVIVTENEETAEYFLQHLDSACVFWNSSSRFSDGYRFGLGAEVGISTARIHARGPVGLEGLLTTKWVLRGDGHTVADFSEQGSMKYLHENIAVTHRTSS; encoded by the exons ATGTTATACAGTTTTGCTCTGAGTTGCAAGTTGAAAGCAGCCGCGGGGAGCTTGCAGTCAAGATTCTGTCCGCGTTTCGCCAGAGCTGCATCGCAGACTAAAT ATTTACCTGTGATCAGTTCATCATTCAAAAGCACTGCTGTACGACACTGGAGTAACATTCCTTTTATTACAGTCCCCCTCAGTCGGACCCATGGTAAGTCGTTTGTTCACCGCAGTGAGTTAAAACATGCCAAGAGGATTGTGGTGAAGCTTGGTAGTGCTGTGGTGACCCGCGGAGATGAGTGTGGGCTTGCACTTGGACGGCTGGCATCCATTGTTGAGCAG GTGTCTGTTCTACAGAACCAGGGAAGAGAGATGATGATAGTCACAAGTGGTGCTGTTGCTTTTGGTAAACAGCGTTTGAGACATGAAATCTTGCTTTCACAAAGTGTGAGACAGGCTCTACATTCTGGGCAAAACCAGCTTAAAGAAATG TCGGTCCCTGTGCTGGAGGCCCGTGCCTGTGCTGCAGCAGGACAGAGTGGACTGATGGCCCTCTATGAAGCAATGttcacacagtacagtatatgtgcaGCACAG attCTTGTTACAAACCTGGATTTCCATGATGATCAGAAGCGGAGGAACTTGAATAGTACTCTCCATGAGCTCCTGCGAATGAACATTGTCCCAATCATTAACACGAACGATGCTGTTGTTCCCCCACCAGAACCTAATAGTGATCTCCAGGGGGTAAAT GTGATCAGCATTAAGGATAATGACAGTCTGGCTGCACGTTTAGCGGTGGAGATGAAAGCAGACCTTCTCATTGCATTATCGGATGTTGAAG gtctcTATGACCTCCCACCGGAATCAGACGATGCTAAACTTATCGATATTTTTTACCCGGGTGACCAGCAGTCAATAACTTTTGGAACAAAGTCCAGAGTTGGGATTGGAGGAATGGAAGCTAAG GTGAAGTCTGCACTCTGGGCTCTGCAGGGAGGCACTTCTGTCGTTATTGCCAATGGAACCGATCCTAAAGTAACTGGACATGTCATCACCGACATTGTGGAGGGAAAGAAAGTGGGAACCTTCTTCTCAGAGGTCAAACCTGCCG GACCCACTGTGGAGCAGCAAGCTGAAATGGCTCGCAGCCGAGGAAGGACTCTATCTTCTTTGCTGCCACAGCAG AGAGCTGAGATTATCTGTCAACTGGCTGATCTTCTGACTGACCAGAGGGAGGATATTCTTGCAGCTAACAAGAAAGACCTGGAGGTTGCTATCAGTGGAG GTCGGTTGTCTCAACCCCTGCTGAAACGATTAAGTCTCTCTCCTTCAAAGTTAAACAGCTTGTCCATTGGGCTGCGTCAGATTGCAGTGTCCTCTCAGGATAGCGTGGGGAGAGTGATGCGCCGCACACGTATTGCTAATAATCTGGAGCTGGAACAGATCACGGTCCCCATCGGGGTTCTGCTGGTGATCTTCGAGTCCCGTCCAGACTGCCTCCCTCAG GTATCAGCATTGGCTATTGCCAGTGGAAATGCCTTACTGCTCAAAGGAGGAAAAGAAGCATCAAACACCAACCAGATTTTGCACCGATTGACGCAGGAAGCCCTTTCTATCCATGGAGTCAAGGATGCTGTACAGCTA GTGAGCACCCGTGAAGAGGTGGAAGATCTTTGCCACTTGAATCAGCTGATTGATTTAATAATCCCAAGGGGTTCCTCCCATCTTGTGAGAGACATCCAGAGAGCAGCAAAGGGAATCCCGGTCCTGGGGCACAGTGAGGGGGTCTGCCACGTGTACATCGACCAAGAAGCCAGCATTGAAAAAGTAATCAAGATCA taaGGGATTCCAAGTGCGAGTACCCAGCTGCCTGCAATGCTATGGAAACACTGCTGGTGCACAGAGATCTGCTGAGAAGCCCTCTTTTTGACCAGATAATTGACATGCTAAGGGTGGAACGG gtgAAAATCCACGCTGGACCAAAGTTTGCTTCATACTTGACATTTAGTCCCTCTGAAGTGAAGTCCTTGCGCACGGAGTATGGTGACCTGGAGTGTTGCATTGAAGTAGTGGACAGTATGCAGGATGCTATCGATCACATTCACAAGTACGGCAGCTCACACACGGACGTCATTGTTACAGAGAATG aggaGACAGCTGAGTATTTTCTCCAGCATCTGGACAGTGCCTGTGTTTTCTGGAACTCAAGTTCGCGTTTCTCAGACGGATATCGTTTTGGCTTAG GAGCGGAGGTGGGCATCAGTACAGCTCGGATCCATGCACGTGGACCAGTGGGACTCGAGGGGCTTCTAACCACGAAGTGGGTTCTGCGTGGGGATGGACACACCGTTGCTGATTTTTCAGAACAAGGAAGCATGAAATATCTTCACGAGAACATCGCAGTGACACACAGAACATcatcttaa
- the LOC117416224 gene encoding delta-1-pyrroline-5-carboxylate synthase-like isoform X2, translating into MLYSFALSCKLKAAAGSLQSRFCPRFARAASQTKYLPVISSSFKSTAVRHWSNIPFITVPLSRTHGKSFVHRSELKHAKRIVVKLGSAVVTRGDECGLALGRLASIVEQVSVLQNQGREMMIVTSGAVAFGKQRLRHEILLSQSVRQALHSGQNQLKEMSVPVLEARACAAAGQSGLMALYEAMFTQYSICAAQILVTNLDFHDDQKRRNLNSTLHELLRMNIVPIINTNDAVVPPPEPNSDLQGVISIKDNDSLAARLAVEMKADLLIALSDVEGLYDLPPESDDAKLIDIFYPGDQQSITFGTKSRVGIGGMEAKVKSALWALQGGTSVVIANGTDPKVTGHVITDIVEGKKVGTFFSEVKPAGPTVEQQAEMARSRGRTLSSLLPQQRAEIICQLADLLTDQREDILAANKKDLEVAISGGRLSQPLLKRLSLSPSKLNSLSIGLRQIAVSSQDSVGRVMRRTRIANNLELEQITVPIGVLLVIFESRPDCLPQVSALAIASGNALLLKGGKEASNTNQILHRLTQEALSIHGVKDAVQLVSTREEVEDLCHLNQLIDLIIPRGSSHLVRDIQRAAKGIPVLGHSEGVCHVYIDQEASIEKVIKIIRDSKCEYPAACNAMETLLVHRDLLRSPLFDQIIDMLRVERVKIHAGPKFASYLTFSPSEVKSLRTEYGDLECCIEVVDSMQDAIDHIHKYGSSHTDVIVTENEETAEYFLQHLDSACVFWNSSSRFSDGYRFGLGAEVGISTARIHARGPVGLEGLLTTKWVLRGDGHTVADFSEQGSMKYLHENIAVTHRTSS; encoded by the exons ATGTTATACAGTTTTGCTCTGAGTTGCAAGTTGAAAGCAGCCGCGGGGAGCTTGCAGTCAAGATTCTGTCCGCGTTTCGCCAGAGCTGCATCGCAGACTAAAT ATTTACCTGTGATCAGTTCATCATTCAAAAGCACTGCTGTACGACACTGGAGTAACATTCCTTTTATTACAGTCCCCCTCAGTCGGACCCATGGTAAGTCGTTTGTTCACCGCAGTGAGTTAAAACATGCCAAGAGGATTGTGGTGAAGCTTGGTAGTGCTGTGGTGACCCGCGGAGATGAGTGTGGGCTTGCACTTGGACGGCTGGCATCCATTGTTGAGCAG GTGTCTGTTCTACAGAACCAGGGAAGAGAGATGATGATAGTCACAAGTGGTGCTGTTGCTTTTGGTAAACAGCGTTTGAGACATGAAATCTTGCTTTCACAAAGTGTGAGACAGGCTCTACATTCTGGGCAAAACCAGCTTAAAGAAATG TCGGTCCCTGTGCTGGAGGCCCGTGCCTGTGCTGCAGCAGGACAGAGTGGACTGATGGCCCTCTATGAAGCAATGttcacacagtacagtatatgtgcaGCACAG attCTTGTTACAAACCTGGATTTCCATGATGATCAGAAGCGGAGGAACTTGAATAGTACTCTCCATGAGCTCCTGCGAATGAACATTGTCCCAATCATTAACACGAACGATGCTGTTGTTCCCCCACCAGAACCTAATAGTGATCTCCAGGGG GTGATCAGCATTAAGGATAATGACAGTCTGGCTGCACGTTTAGCGGTGGAGATGAAAGCAGACCTTCTCATTGCATTATCGGATGTTGAAG gtctcTATGACCTCCCACCGGAATCAGACGATGCTAAACTTATCGATATTTTTTACCCGGGTGACCAGCAGTCAATAACTTTTGGAACAAAGTCCAGAGTTGGGATTGGAGGAATGGAAGCTAAG GTGAAGTCTGCACTCTGGGCTCTGCAGGGAGGCACTTCTGTCGTTATTGCCAATGGAACCGATCCTAAAGTAACTGGACATGTCATCACCGACATTGTGGAGGGAAAGAAAGTGGGAACCTTCTTCTCAGAGGTCAAACCTGCCG GACCCACTGTGGAGCAGCAAGCTGAAATGGCTCGCAGCCGAGGAAGGACTCTATCTTCTTTGCTGCCACAGCAG AGAGCTGAGATTATCTGTCAACTGGCTGATCTTCTGACTGACCAGAGGGAGGATATTCTTGCAGCTAACAAGAAAGACCTGGAGGTTGCTATCAGTGGAG GTCGGTTGTCTCAACCCCTGCTGAAACGATTAAGTCTCTCTCCTTCAAAGTTAAACAGCTTGTCCATTGGGCTGCGTCAGATTGCAGTGTCCTCTCAGGATAGCGTGGGGAGAGTGATGCGCCGCACACGTATTGCTAATAATCTGGAGCTGGAACAGATCACGGTCCCCATCGGGGTTCTGCTGGTGATCTTCGAGTCCCGTCCAGACTGCCTCCCTCAG GTATCAGCATTGGCTATTGCCAGTGGAAATGCCTTACTGCTCAAAGGAGGAAAAGAAGCATCAAACACCAACCAGATTTTGCACCGATTGACGCAGGAAGCCCTTTCTATCCATGGAGTCAAGGATGCTGTACAGCTA GTGAGCACCCGTGAAGAGGTGGAAGATCTTTGCCACTTGAATCAGCTGATTGATTTAATAATCCCAAGGGGTTCCTCCCATCTTGTGAGAGACATCCAGAGAGCAGCAAAGGGAATCCCGGTCCTGGGGCACAGTGAGGGGGTCTGCCACGTGTACATCGACCAAGAAGCCAGCATTGAAAAAGTAATCAAGATCA taaGGGATTCCAAGTGCGAGTACCCAGCTGCCTGCAATGCTATGGAAACACTGCTGGTGCACAGAGATCTGCTGAGAAGCCCTCTTTTTGACCAGATAATTGACATGCTAAGGGTGGAACGG gtgAAAATCCACGCTGGACCAAAGTTTGCTTCATACTTGACATTTAGTCCCTCTGAAGTGAAGTCCTTGCGCACGGAGTATGGTGACCTGGAGTGTTGCATTGAAGTAGTGGACAGTATGCAGGATGCTATCGATCACATTCACAAGTACGGCAGCTCACACACGGACGTCATTGTTACAGAGAATG aggaGACAGCTGAGTATTTTCTCCAGCATCTGGACAGTGCCTGTGTTTTCTGGAACTCAAGTTCGCGTTTCTCAGACGGATATCGTTTTGGCTTAG GAGCGGAGGTGGGCATCAGTACAGCTCGGATCCATGCACGTGGACCAGTGGGACTCGAGGGGCTTCTAACCACGAAGTGGGTTCTGCGTGGGGATGGACACACCGTTGCTGATTTTTCAGAACAAGGAAGCATGAAATATCTTCACGAGAACATCGCAGTGACACACAGAACATcatcttaa
- the LOC117416224 gene encoding delta-1-pyrroline-5-carboxylate synthase-like isoform X3, producing MLYSFALSCKLKAAAGSLQSRFCPRFARAASQTKFPLSRTHGKSFVHRSELKHAKRIVVKLGSAVVTRGDECGLALGRLASIVEQVSVLQNQGREMMIVTSGAVAFGKQRLRHEILLSQSVRQALHSGQNQLKEMSVPVLEARACAAAGQSGLMALYEAMFTQYSICAAQILVTNLDFHDDQKRRNLNSTLHELLRMNIVPIINTNDAVVPPPEPNSDLQGVNVISIKDNDSLAARLAVEMKADLLIALSDVEGLYDLPPESDDAKLIDIFYPGDQQSITFGTKSRVGIGGMEAKVKSALWALQGGTSVVIANGTDPKVTGHVITDIVEGKKVGTFFSEVKPAGPTVEQQAEMARSRGRTLSSLLPQQRAEIICQLADLLTDQREDILAANKKDLEVAISGGRLSQPLLKRLSLSPSKLNSLSIGLRQIAVSSQDSVGRVMRRTRIANNLELEQITVPIGVLLVIFESRPDCLPQVSALAIASGNALLLKGGKEASNTNQILHRLTQEALSIHGVKDAVQLVSTREEVEDLCHLNQLIDLIIPRGSSHLVRDIQRAAKGIPVLGHSEGVCHVYIDQEASIEKVIKIIRDSKCEYPAACNAMETLLVHRDLLRSPLFDQIIDMLRVERVKIHAGPKFASYLTFSPSEVKSLRTEYGDLECCIEVVDSMQDAIDHIHKYGSSHTDVIVTENEETAEYFLQHLDSACVFWNSSSRFSDGYRFGLGAEVGISTARIHARGPVGLEGLLTTKWVLRGDGHTVADFSEQGSMKYLHENIAVTHRTSS from the exons ATGTTATACAGTTTTGCTCTGAGTTGCAAGTTGAAAGCAGCCGCGGGGAGCTTGCAGTCAAGATTCTGTCCGCGTTTCGCCAGAGCTGCATCGCAGACTAAAT TCCCCCTCAGTCGGACCCATGGTAAGTCGTTTGTTCACCGCAGTGAGTTAAAACATGCCAAGAGGATTGTGGTGAAGCTTGGTAGTGCTGTGGTGACCCGCGGAGATGAGTGTGGGCTTGCACTTGGACGGCTGGCATCCATTGTTGAGCAG GTGTCTGTTCTACAGAACCAGGGAAGAGAGATGATGATAGTCACAAGTGGTGCTGTTGCTTTTGGTAAACAGCGTTTGAGACATGAAATCTTGCTTTCACAAAGTGTGAGACAGGCTCTACATTCTGGGCAAAACCAGCTTAAAGAAATG TCGGTCCCTGTGCTGGAGGCCCGTGCCTGTGCTGCAGCAGGACAGAGTGGACTGATGGCCCTCTATGAAGCAATGttcacacagtacagtatatgtgcaGCACAG attCTTGTTACAAACCTGGATTTCCATGATGATCAGAAGCGGAGGAACTTGAATAGTACTCTCCATGAGCTCCTGCGAATGAACATTGTCCCAATCATTAACACGAACGATGCTGTTGTTCCCCCACCAGAACCTAATAGTGATCTCCAGGGGGTAAAT GTGATCAGCATTAAGGATAATGACAGTCTGGCTGCACGTTTAGCGGTGGAGATGAAAGCAGACCTTCTCATTGCATTATCGGATGTTGAAG gtctcTATGACCTCCCACCGGAATCAGACGATGCTAAACTTATCGATATTTTTTACCCGGGTGACCAGCAGTCAATAACTTTTGGAACAAAGTCCAGAGTTGGGATTGGAGGAATGGAAGCTAAG GTGAAGTCTGCACTCTGGGCTCTGCAGGGAGGCACTTCTGTCGTTATTGCCAATGGAACCGATCCTAAAGTAACTGGACATGTCATCACCGACATTGTGGAGGGAAAGAAAGTGGGAACCTTCTTCTCAGAGGTCAAACCTGCCG GACCCACTGTGGAGCAGCAAGCTGAAATGGCTCGCAGCCGAGGAAGGACTCTATCTTCTTTGCTGCCACAGCAG AGAGCTGAGATTATCTGTCAACTGGCTGATCTTCTGACTGACCAGAGGGAGGATATTCTTGCAGCTAACAAGAAAGACCTGGAGGTTGCTATCAGTGGAG GTCGGTTGTCTCAACCCCTGCTGAAACGATTAAGTCTCTCTCCTTCAAAGTTAAACAGCTTGTCCATTGGGCTGCGTCAGATTGCAGTGTCCTCTCAGGATAGCGTGGGGAGAGTGATGCGCCGCACACGTATTGCTAATAATCTGGAGCTGGAACAGATCACGGTCCCCATCGGGGTTCTGCTGGTGATCTTCGAGTCCCGTCCAGACTGCCTCCCTCAG GTATCAGCATTGGCTATTGCCAGTGGAAATGCCTTACTGCTCAAAGGAGGAAAAGAAGCATCAAACACCAACCAGATTTTGCACCGATTGACGCAGGAAGCCCTTTCTATCCATGGAGTCAAGGATGCTGTACAGCTA GTGAGCACCCGTGAAGAGGTGGAAGATCTTTGCCACTTGAATCAGCTGATTGATTTAATAATCCCAAGGGGTTCCTCCCATCTTGTGAGAGACATCCAGAGAGCAGCAAAGGGAATCCCGGTCCTGGGGCACAGTGAGGGGGTCTGCCACGTGTACATCGACCAAGAAGCCAGCATTGAAAAAGTAATCAAGATCA taaGGGATTCCAAGTGCGAGTACCCAGCTGCCTGCAATGCTATGGAAACACTGCTGGTGCACAGAGATCTGCTGAGAAGCCCTCTTTTTGACCAGATAATTGACATGCTAAGGGTGGAACGG gtgAAAATCCACGCTGGACCAAAGTTTGCTTCATACTTGACATTTAGTCCCTCTGAAGTGAAGTCCTTGCGCACGGAGTATGGTGACCTGGAGTGTTGCATTGAAGTAGTGGACAGTATGCAGGATGCTATCGATCACATTCACAAGTACGGCAGCTCACACACGGACGTCATTGTTACAGAGAATG aggaGACAGCTGAGTATTTTCTCCAGCATCTGGACAGTGCCTGTGTTTTCTGGAACTCAAGTTCGCGTTTCTCAGACGGATATCGTTTTGGCTTAG GAGCGGAGGTGGGCATCAGTACAGCTCGGATCCATGCACGTGGACCAGTGGGACTCGAGGGGCTTCTAACCACGAAGTGGGTTCTGCGTGGGGATGGACACACCGTTGCTGATTTTTCAGAACAAGGAAGCATGAAATATCTTCACGAGAACATCGCAGTGACACACAGAACATcatcttaa